In Solidesulfovibrio fructosivorans JJ], one DNA window encodes the following:
- the qrcB gene encoding menaquinone reductase molybdopterin-binding-like subunit QrcB, producing the protein MGVDRRAFLGLVAGGAVGTMFTPIPWKLLDDVSIWTQNWPWIPKVPKGQIDYVTTTSKLCPAGEGLKIMRVAGNPITAAGNPAHPLSCGGVSALARSEVYMLYSPARVKSPMKKSGKAFVPITWEQALIEMADKLGAAKGSVACVSGDQTGTVNEVLSAFVGKLGAAGYFMMPSEATTAAKGMQLMGGKGQPGYDFENADTVLVLGADIFETWGTSTRNRKAFGAKRPVGAKPASQYIYVGPTKNNTAAVCDQWIPASAADLGVVALGIAWHLIKAGATSSAPGFDTLRAVVNGGFGPDDVKRATGIEPAVLAGVAKALASSKAAMVVTGSPFGQGLGAGAFMAGMALNILLGRINKPGGVYALPELATVVPGAMTREAMLKADLPGFLKAVADGKKPAPKALLVYDANPAYGLPEAATMAKALEKIPYKVSFSSFMDETAAMCDLVLPNSLTLERYDDVVTPYGSGFCIYSLVTPYQKPVHDTRTTGDVILALARKLSIDLKFDNFQQVLKEKVATLAKASGGFVAKDVMPWQVAAGKPAPALAGGDLWKALSAGYAWTMVGSVTQTGLGFAPEVLAKAVKPGKTSGKTVTLAPYAQLRTGTPTTGIPCQDLTMVPDTELLGETTMVRMGSATAKALGVKPGAMVKLTGAGTHCKAQVHIFESVMTGVVSAPLGFGHTAFDIFSKGKGANYLALLPVTEEPGTGMSMWAAAEVKIA; encoded by the coding sequence ATGGGAGTTGATCGCAGAGCTTTCCTCGGGCTTGTGGCGGGTGGCGCCGTGGGCACCATGTTCACCCCCATCCCGTGGAAATTGTTGGATGATGTTTCCATCTGGACGCAGAACTGGCCGTGGATTCCCAAGGTGCCCAAGGGCCAGATCGACTATGTGACCACCACGAGCAAGTTGTGTCCGGCCGGTGAGGGCCTGAAAATCATGCGCGTGGCCGGCAATCCGATCACGGCCGCCGGCAACCCTGCCCACCCCCTGTCCTGTGGCGGCGTCTCGGCCCTGGCCCGGTCCGAAGTCTACATGCTGTACAGCCCGGCGCGGGTCAAATCGCCCATGAAGAAGTCGGGCAAGGCCTTCGTGCCCATCACCTGGGAACAGGCGCTCATTGAAATGGCCGACAAGCTCGGCGCGGCCAAGGGCTCGGTCGCCTGCGTCTCGGGCGACCAGACCGGCACCGTCAACGAAGTGCTTTCGGCCTTCGTCGGCAAGCTCGGCGCGGCCGGCTACTTCATGATGCCCTCCGAAGCCACCACCGCCGCCAAGGGCATGCAGCTCATGGGCGGCAAGGGGCAGCCCGGCTACGACTTCGAAAACGCCGACACCGTGCTGGTCCTTGGCGCGGACATCTTCGAAACCTGGGGCACCTCCACCCGCAACCGCAAGGCCTTTGGCGCCAAGCGGCCGGTCGGGGCCAAGCCCGCTTCCCAATACATCTACGTCGGGCCGACCAAGAACAACACCGCCGCCGTGTGCGACCAGTGGATTCCGGCTTCGGCGGCCGACCTCGGCGTGGTGGCCCTCGGCATCGCCTGGCACCTGATCAAGGCCGGGGCGACCAGCAGCGCGCCCGGCTTCGACACCCTGCGCGCCGTGGTCAACGGCGGTTTCGGTCCGGACGACGTGAAGCGCGCCACGGGCATCGAGCCCGCCGTGCTCGCCGGCGTGGCCAAGGCCCTGGCGTCCTCCAAGGCCGCCATGGTGGTCACGGGATCGCCTTTCGGCCAGGGACTGGGCGCTGGCGCCTTCATGGCCGGCATGGCGCTCAACATCCTGCTCGGCCGCATCAACAAGCCCGGCGGCGTCTACGCCCTGCCGGAGCTGGCCACGGTGGTGCCTGGAGCCATGACCCGCGAGGCCATGCTCAAGGCCGACCTTCCCGGCTTCCTCAAGGCCGTGGCCGACGGCAAGAAACCGGCCCCCAAGGCCTTGCTGGTCTACGACGCCAACCCGGCCTACGGCCTGCCCGAAGCGGCGACCATGGCCAAGGCCCTGGAAAAAATCCCGTACAAGGTCAGCTTCTCTTCCTTCATGGACGAGACGGCGGCCATGTGCGACCTCGTGTTGCCCAATTCCCTGACTCTGGAACGCTACGACGATGTGGTCACGCCCTATGGCTCGGGGTTTTGCATCTACAGCCTGGTCACGCCCTACCAGAAACCGGTGCACGACACCCGGACGACCGGCGACGTGATCCTGGCGCTGGCCCGCAAGCTGAGCATCGATCTGAAGTTCGACAACTTCCAGCAGGTGCTCAAGGAAAAGGTGGCCACCCTGGCCAAGGCCTCCGGCGGCTTTGTCGCCAAGGACGTCATGCCCTGGCAGGTGGCGGCGGGCAAGCCCGCGCCCGCGCTCGCCGGCGGCGACCTGTGGAAGGCCCTTTCCGCCGGTTACGCCTGGACCATGGTCGGCTCCGTGACCCAGACCGGACTCGGCTTCGCCCCCGAGGTGCTGGCCAAGGCGGTGAAGCCCGGCAAGACTTCCGGCAAGACCGTGACCCTGGCCCCCTACGCCCAGCTGCGTACCGGCACCCCGACCACCGGCATCCCCTGTCAGGACCTGACCATGGTGCCCGACACGGAGCTTCTCGGCGAAACCACCATGGTGCGCATGGGCAGCGCCACGGCCAAGGCGCTCGGCGTCAAGCCCGGCGCGATGGTCAAGCTCACCGGCGCCGGAACGCACTGCAAGGCCCAGGTCCACATCTTCGAGAGCGTCATGACCGGCGTTGTGTCGGCTCCCTTGGGCTTCGGCCATACCGCCTTCGACATCTTCAGCAAGGGCAAGGGCGCCAATTACCTGGCGCTTCTACCCGTGACCGAGGAGCCGGGCACCGGCATGTCCATGTGGGCCGCCGCTGAAGTCAAAATCGCCTAA
- the qrcC gene encoding menaquinone reductase iron-sulfur cluster-binding subunit QrcC, whose translation MSGHSFKEFPITWGMVIDIDKCTGCGACMASCQTENNVNPQPEASNKLRSTSWMLVYELTNDKAFPDHDVAFLPRPCQQCGNPPCVSVCPVVATDKNEDGGIVSQIYPRCIGCRYCVAACPYHVRYFGWYDPIWPEGMTKTLSPLTSVRPRGVVEKCTFCHHRWNLAKDAARAAGKDPEDLPDGAYVTACVQNCPSGALTFGDLKNPKHKVHELIKSPYAFRLLERLGTKPQVYYISRREWVRKLGDNYLKSEKTE comes from the coding sequence ATGTCCGGACACAGTTTCAAAGAATTCCCGATCACCTGGGGCATGGTGATCGATATCGACAAGTGCACCGGCTGCGGGGCCTGCATGGCCTCCTGCCAGACGGAGAACAACGTCAATCCCCAGCCCGAGGCCTCCAACAAGCTGCGTTCCACCTCGTGGATGCTGGTTTACGAGCTGACCAACGACAAGGCCTTTCCCGACCATGACGTGGCCTTTCTGCCCCGTCCCTGCCAGCAGTGCGGCAACCCGCCCTGCGTGTCCGTGTGCCCGGTCGTGGCCACGGACAAAAACGAGGACGGCGGCATCGTCAGCCAGATCTACCCCCGCTGCATCGGCTGCCGGTACTGCGTGGCCGCCTGCCCCTACCATGTCCGTTACTTCGGCTGGTACGACCCGATCTGGCCCGAAGGCATGACCAAGACCCTCTCGCCCCTGACCTCGGTGCGGCCGCGCGGCGTGGTGGAAAAGTGCACCTTTTGCCACCACCGCTGGAACCTGGCCAAGGACGCCGCCCGGGCCGCCGGCAAGGACCCCGAGGACCTGCCGGATGGCGCTTATGTCACCGCCTGCGTCCAGAACTGCCCCTCCGGGGCCCTGACCTTCGGGGACCTCAAAAACCCCAAGCATAAAGTGCACGAGCTCATCAAGAGCCCCTACGCCTTCCGGTTGCTCGAACGCCTGGGCACCAAACCCCAGGTCTACTACATCAGCCGGCGGGAGTGGGTGCGCAAACTCGGCGATAACTACCTCAAGAGCGAAAAAACCGAGTAA
- the qrcD gene encoding menaquinone reductase integral membrane subunit QrcD: MSFIDIEKNWYPEGVTRCGLGKFMGWLGFLGVFALFGLIAMLVCFYYGLGVTGLDNYFGFGLWITFDLAVIALGAGAFFTGLIRYIIGVDELKNIINLTVIKGFICYSGAMLILSLDVGQPLRSWFGYWHPNVHSMLTEVIFCITCYLMVLIIEYVPLILEQKQINKIPFLHNLAHQMHVVMPLFAGIGAFLSTFHQGSLGGMYGVMFARPYAFREGFFIWPWTFFLFVLSAISSGPCLTVLICGFMEKLSGRKLTTYRVKSLMAKIGGTMLLIYMVFKYLDTWAWINGVLPRAGLTFDQMFYGLVYGKWLFFTEIVLCLPVPVIFLLTPLRKKPAFMYSGAILACLGVIINRYVFTVQALAQPVLPFTKWVVYSPNWAEWATSGMVIAYGFIIMSLSYRYLPIFPQEVGLNKK, from the coding sequence ATGAGCTTTATCGATATCGAAAAAAACTGGTATCCCGAGGGTGTGACGCGTTGCGGCCTGGGGAAATTCATGGGGTGGCTGGGTTTTCTTGGCGTGTTCGCCCTGTTCGGCCTCATCGCCATGCTCGTCTGCTTCTATTACGGCCTGGGCGTCACCGGGCTCGACAACTACTTCGGGTTCGGCCTGTGGATCACCTTCGACCTGGCCGTCATCGCCCTGGGCGCGGGAGCCTTTTTCACCGGGCTCATCCGCTACATCATCGGCGTGGATGAACTCAAGAACATCATCAACCTGACGGTGATCAAAGGGTTCATCTGCTACTCCGGGGCCATGCTCATCCTGTCCCTGGACGTCGGCCAGCCGCTGCGGTCGTGGTTCGGGTACTGGCACCCCAACGTCCACTCCATGCTCACCGAAGTTATCTTCTGCATCACCTGCTACCTGATGGTGCTCATCATCGAGTACGTCCCGCTGATCCTCGAGCAGAAGCAGATCAACAAGATCCCGTTCCTGCACAACCTGGCCCACCAGATGCACGTGGTCATGCCGCTTTTCGCCGGCATCGGCGCGTTTCTGTCCACCTTCCACCAGGGCTCGCTCGGCGGCATGTACGGCGTCATGTTCGCCCGTCCCTACGCCTTCCGCGAAGGGTTCTTCATCTGGCCGTGGACGTTCTTCCTGTTCGTCCTGTCGGCCATCTCCTCTGGCCCGTGCCTCACGGTGCTGATCTGCGGCTTTATGGAGAAGCTCTCCGGCCGCAAGCTCACCACCTACCGGGTTAAATCGCTCATGGCCAAGATCGGCGGCACCATGCTGCTGATCTACATGGTCTTCAAGTACCTGGATACCTGGGCCTGGATCAACGGCGTGCTGCCCCGGGCCGGCCTGACCTTCGACCAGATGTTCTACGGACTGGTCTACGGCAAGTGGCTGTTCTTCACGGAAATCGTCCTGTGCCTGCCGGTGCCGGTCATCTTCCTGCTCACGCCGCTGCGCAAGAAGCCCGCGTTCATGTACTCCGGCGCCATTCTGGCCTGCCTTGGCGTCATCATCAACCGCTACGTCTTCACCGTCCAGGCCCTGGCCCAGCCGGTCCTGCCGTTCACCAAGTGGGTGGTCTACTCCCCCAACTGGGCCGAATGGGCGACCTCCGGCATGGTCATTGCCTACGGTTTCATCATCATGAGCCTTTCCTACCGCTACCTGCCGATTTTTCCGCAGGAAGTGGGGCTCAACAAGAAATAG